A single genomic interval of Halorubrum aethiopicum harbors:
- a CDS encoding iron-containing alcohol dehydrogenase family protein, which translates to MLPIADRFESTYDGCDVLYGRGRVADLEASLADRGIGDALVVCGSNVGANDDLMEPIRTGLGDRHAGTFDGTTPDKRAETAFDLLEAASAADADALVAVGGGSSLDVARQASVLAADGRDLAALEAEAREGSIEPPTAEPAFPVVVVPTTFAGADLSAGGSLEVLPAAESPTGQPLTVSGSAMPAVDLLDPDLFETTPRSALAGSAMNGFDKGIETTYARDASPVSDATALHGIRLLSGSLPVVAGDRAGDEAAAMDRAVAGALLVQIDRKISVIHAFGHGFARRYDVQQGAIHAVVAPHVLAYLFEEADAGRRALAAGFGVDGEGRDDDAIAEAVVDAVADLRDALPVPNRLRDLDAVREDDLPAVAAFIAEDPPMERAPAGIDASPERIEGVLRGAW; encoded by the coding sequence ATGTTGCCGATCGCGGACCGATTCGAGTCGACGTACGACGGCTGTGACGTGCTGTACGGACGCGGGCGGGTCGCCGACCTCGAGGCGTCGCTCGCCGACCGGGGGATCGGCGACGCGCTCGTCGTCTGCGGCTCGAACGTCGGGGCAAACGACGACCTCATGGAGCCGATCCGGACCGGTCTCGGCGACCGACACGCCGGGACCTTCGACGGGACGACCCCAGACAAGCGGGCGGAGACCGCCTTCGACCTGCTCGAGGCGGCCTCGGCGGCGGACGCGGACGCCCTCGTCGCCGTCGGCGGGGGAAGCAGCCTCGACGTCGCCAGACAGGCGTCCGTCCTCGCCGCCGACGGTCGCGACCTCGCGGCCCTCGAGGCGGAGGCGCGCGAGGGGTCGATCGAGCCGCCGACCGCGGAGCCGGCGTTCCCCGTGGTCGTCGTCCCGACCACGTTCGCGGGGGCGGACCTCTCCGCCGGCGGATCGCTCGAGGTGCTCCCGGCCGCCGAGTCGCCGACGGGCCAGCCGCTCACCGTGAGCGGCTCCGCCATGCCGGCCGTCGACCTGCTCGACCCCGATCTCTTCGAGACGACGCCCCGGTCCGCCCTCGCCGGTTCCGCGATGAACGGCTTCGACAAGGGGATCGAGACGACGTACGCCCGCGACGCCTCGCCGGTCAGCGACGCGACCGCGCTCCACGGGATCCGGCTCCTCTCCGGGTCGCTCCCGGTCGTCGCGGGCGACCGCGCCGGCGACGAGGCGGCCGCGATGGACCGGGCGGTCGCGGGCGCGCTCCTCGTCCAGATCGACCGGAAGATCAGCGTCATCCACGCGTTCGGCCACGGCTTCGCCCGCCGGTACGACGTCCAACAGGGGGCGATCCACGCGGTCGTCGCCCCGCACGTCCTCGCGTACCTCTTCGAGGAGGCCGACGCGGGCCGCCGGGCGCTCGCCGCCGGGTTCGGCGTCGACGGCGAGGGGCGCGACGACGACGCGATCGCGGAGGCGGTCGTCGACGCGGTCGCGGACCTCCGCGACGCGCTCCCCGTGCCGAACCGCCTCCGCGACCTCGACGCCGTCCGCGAGGACGACCTCCCCGCCGTCGCGGCGTTCATCGCCGAGGACCCGCCGATGGAGCGGGCACCGGCCGGGATCGACGCCTCCCCGGAGCGGATCGAGGGCGTGCTCCGCGGGGCGTGGTGA
- a CDS encoding DUF6517 family protein, with protein sequence MSSRRRFLVAGATAGTIALSGCTDAVEIATQEEIERSAEPAEPAESSVEETGFEEVRNETVVVEEEFEEFGQRREFTARTEVRAYLREIESELTGQEQSVFAVVSTPGVSAAGQQLSPLANMDEEELIDEARGEISAEYEGEIRDPELDETIEQEVFGKTTEVSVYEATVVLPDGTEERGYIHLTIVERGEDVVLVAGAYPAGVEGERERIERLFESLEGDE encoded by the coding sequence ATGTCATCACGTCGTCGATTCCTGGTTGCGGGGGCCACGGCGGGGACGATCGCCCTGAGCGGCTGTACCGACGCGGTCGAGATCGCGACACAGGAGGAGATCGAGCGGTCCGCGGAGCCGGCCGAGCCGGCGGAATCGAGCGTCGAGGAGACCGGCTTCGAGGAGGTTCGAAACGAGACGGTCGTCGTCGAGGAGGAGTTCGAGGAGTTCGGCCAGCGGCGGGAGTTCACCGCGCGCACCGAGGTCCGCGCGTACCTCCGTGAGATCGAGTCGGAGCTGACCGGCCAGGAGCAGTCGGTGTTCGCGGTCGTGAGCACGCCCGGCGTCTCCGCGGCCGGCCAACAGCTCAGCCCGCTCGCGAACATGGACGAGGAGGAGCTGATCGACGAGGCGCGCGGCGAGATCAGCGCCGAGTACGAGGGCGAGATCCGCGACCCCGAACTCGACGAGACGATCGAACAGGAGGTGTTCGGCAAGACCACCGAGGTGAGCGTCTACGAGGCGACCGTCGTCCTCCCCGACGGCACCGAGGAGCGAGGGTACATTCACCTCACCATCGTCGAGCGCGGCGAGGACGTGGTCCTCGTCGCCGGCGCGTACCCTGCGGGCGTCGAGGGCGAACGCGAGCGGATCGAGCGGCTGTTCGAATCGTTGGAGGGAGACGAATAG
- a CDS encoding flippase, with amino-acid sequence MRLGQTSLLYFSSKIFASFLGALATVYIARILGSEPLGVYNLVIGLVSWFAILGRVGVSKAIAKRVSEGSDKGEYVVAGTIVILFMFLFATAVLVFFRDQIVGYVGYPATGYIIFILFVVLLNGLVDSLLTGLHLVHISGVLSPLRTGGRALAQVSLIIAGVSTASLFIGHIVGYLAAIGIGSYYVMRNIPDLSRPDQDHFGDLFDFAKFSWLGSLQSRMFSYTDIIVLGFFVSSGLVGVYAVAWNVAHFFILFSGALSTTLFPEMSSISTQNDSQAVGRIVEQSLSFGGLFLIPGFLGGAIIGERVLRIYGPEFPKGVTILTLLILANLFMGYQDQLLNTLNAVNHPELAFRVNIVFVGSNLSLNVVLVYLYGWIGAAIATTVSVAISLALAYWHVNSVIEFNLPVDEISKQWFAAILMSGVVYGGLWIESTYRILHHNVATVLLLVGIGASVYLICLFGISAEFRETVKRNVPIDMSVSR; translated from the coding sequence ATGCGTCTCGGACAAACCTCGCTACTCTATTTCTCATCGAAAATATTCGCTTCATTTCTTGGCGCCCTAGCTACGGTATATATTGCTAGAATCCTCGGATCAGAACCCCTCGGCGTCTATAATTTAGTAATTGGTCTCGTGTCTTGGTTCGCCATTCTGGGACGCGTCGGCGTTTCGAAAGCAATCGCAAAGCGCGTGTCTGAGGGCTCTGATAAAGGAGAATACGTCGTGGCGGGTACGATCGTGATCTTGTTCATGTTTTTATTCGCAACGGCTGTACTCGTTTTCTTTCGCGATCAAATCGTTGGATACGTTGGGTATCCTGCTACTGGATACATTATTTTCATATTGTTTGTTGTACTGTTAAATGGGCTTGTGGACTCTTTACTTACTGGACTTCATCTCGTTCATATAAGTGGTGTCTTGTCACCTCTGCGGACGGGAGGACGCGCACTTGCTCAAGTTTCGCTTATTATTGCTGGGGTTAGTACTGCCAGCTTGTTTATTGGACATATTGTTGGTTACCTCGCGGCAATCGGAATTGGTTCCTACTATGTCATGCGAAACATTCCAGATCTCTCTCGACCAGATCAGGATCATTTTGGGGATTTGTTTGACTTTGCAAAATTCTCTTGGCTTGGGAGCCTCCAATCCCGAATGTTCAGTTATACCGACATTATCGTCCTCGGATTTTTTGTTTCATCTGGACTTGTCGGTGTTTATGCCGTAGCCTGGAACGTGGCGCACTTTTTTATTCTCTTTAGCGGTGCGCTTAGCACGACGTTGTTCCCCGAAATGAGTTCAATATCTACGCAGAATGATTCGCAGGCGGTAGGGCGTATCGTTGAACAATCACTTTCGTTCGGAGGGCTCTTTCTTATTCCTGGGTTTCTCGGCGGGGCCATTATCGGAGAACGTGTGCTGCGGATCTACGGTCCCGAATTTCCAAAAGGTGTGACAATTCTGACTCTCCTGATATTAGCAAATCTCTTTATGGGCTATCAGGACCAACTTCTGAACACACTGAACGCTGTCAACCATCCGGAACTCGCTTTTCGGGTCAATATTGTCTTTGTTGGTTCCAACCTCTCGCTCAACGTTGTGCTCGTATATTTATATGGGTGGATCGGTGCTGCTATTGCGACAACAGTTTCAGTTGCGATCAGTTTGGCTCTCGCTTATTGGCACGTTAATTCGGTCATCGAATTTAATCTCCCCGTAGATGAGATCTCAAAACAGTGGTTCGCTGCAATTCTCATGTCAGGAGTAGTCTACGGGGGACTCTGGATCGAAAGTACGTATCGTATTCTACATCATAACGTCGCTACTGTTCTATTATTAGTTGGTATTGGTGCTAGTGTGTATCTCATCTGTTTATTTGGTATATCGGCAGAATTCCGTGAAACAGTGAAACGTAATGTTCCTATTGACATGTCTGTTTCTCGGTGA
- a CDS encoding MSCRAMM family protein, with translation MPSLRVYDTKGNEHSPTGGGGRSNERVKDLFYDGVRLAIEAGRERKFTMFFRARETRNARTEQFYAVYTTRDGSMREFIDALRDRIETEWGYTIDDSADDMSVFRALDAGNTSLPGSDQDRAILEELVGSRQGGTVGVRDAESALGLVNELMGTYNRAAVADSPESNALSDFDLVVAPDGSSGIAPIGDTEERWESTKESIRSRLIDEEIASINESVQTLSREHGLSSSEIRRRVSQRVPALSASSSGGSTADRLSTSGSSSRFDMAEIGKYVAIAAVVLIVLIGGFFGASALGLLPGSGPGDAQVDGTVYGTDDEPLTTGTEVTLEPTAAPTGNETAPEPETVTTEGGEFAFQNVSAGNYTLSIASTERFAYDNQTVEVPGNTSSLNISPAGGIVSGQVVDAETGDPISTDNGSEIDASVELVDGAGETVASATGGNYEFTVDLDGSYTLRASADGYESAERSVGSFGEQEPIELESTGGAQEEEESTGVALEGEITSNGTAIEGATVEVTVAPGETYNATTSQFGMYEITGIPSGGEYRVEVRADGYETDSRQVGFSGENQVVEENFELEPTQS, from the coding sequence ATGCCATCACTACGCGTATACGACACGAAAGGAAACGAACACTCGCCGACGGGCGGCGGCGGCCGGTCGAACGAACGGGTGAAGGACCTGTTTTACGACGGGGTCAGACTCGCGATCGAGGCGGGACGCGAGCGCAAGTTCACGATGTTCTTCCGGGCGCGAGAGACCCGGAACGCCCGCACAGAGCAGTTCTACGCCGTCTACACCACGCGCGACGGCTCGATGCGGGAGTTCATCGACGCGTTGCGCGACCGGATCGAGACCGAGTGGGGATACACGATAGACGACTCCGCGGACGACATGAGCGTCTTCCGGGCGCTCGACGCCGGCAACACCTCGCTGCCGGGCTCCGACCAGGACAGAGCGATACTCGAGGAGCTGGTCGGGTCGCGACAGGGCGGGACCGTCGGCGTGCGCGACGCCGAGAGCGCGCTCGGGCTCGTCAACGAACTCATGGGCACGTACAACCGCGCCGCCGTCGCCGACTCGCCGGAGTCGAACGCGCTGTCCGACTTCGACCTGGTCGTCGCCCCCGACGGGTCGAGCGGCATCGCCCCGATCGGCGACACCGAGGAGCGGTGGGAGTCGACGAAGGAGTCGATCCGCAGCCGGCTCATCGACGAGGAGATCGCCTCGATCAACGAGTCGGTCCAGACGCTCTCGCGGGAGCACGGGCTCTCGAGTTCGGAGATACGGCGGCGCGTGAGCCAGCGCGTCCCGGCGTTGAGCGCGTCGAGTTCGGGCGGCTCCACGGCCGACCGGCTCTCGACGTCCGGCTCCTCGAGCCGGTTCGACATGGCGGAGATCGGCAAGTACGTCGCCATTGCCGCGGTCGTGTTGATCGTGTTGATCGGCGGGTTCTTCGGCGCGAGCGCGCTCGGGCTGCTCCCTGGGAGTGGACCCGGCGACGCCCAAGTCGACGGGACTGTCTACGGCACCGACGACGAGCCGCTGACGACGGGCACCGAGGTCACTCTCGAACCGACTGCCGCCCCCACCGGGAACGAGACCGCGCCGGAACCGGAGACGGTCACGACCGAGGGCGGGGAGTTCGCCTTCCAGAACGTGTCGGCCGGCAACTACACCCTGTCGATCGCGTCGACGGAGCGGTTCGCGTACGACAACCAAACGGTCGAGGTCCCCGGGAACACGAGCAGTCTCAATATCTCGCCGGCGGGCGGGATCGTGAGCGGCCAAGTCGTGGACGCGGAGACGGGCGACCCGATCTCGACCGATAACGGCAGCGAGATCGACGCGTCAGTCGAACTCGTCGATGGGGCTGGCGAGACCGTCGCCTCCGCGACCGGCGGGAACTACGAGTTCACTGTTGACCTCGACGGAAGCTACACGCTGCGCGCCAGCGCCGACGGGTACGAGTCGGCCGAGCGGTCCGTAGGATCGTTTGGCGAGCAGGAACCGATCGAACTCGAATCGACGGGCGGGGCCCAGGAAGAGGAGGAATCGACGGGCGTAGCCCTAGAAGGAGAGATCACTTCGAACGGAACCGCGATCGAAGGTGCGACCGTCGAAGTGACGGTCGCGCCGGGGGAGACGTACAATGCGACGACCAGCCAGTTCGGAATGTACGAGATTACCGGGATCCCATCGGGTGGTGAGTACCGAGTAGAAGTGCGCGCCGACGGATACGAGACGGACTCACGACAGGTCGGCTTCAGCGGAGAGAACCAAGTCGTCGAGGAGAACTTCGAACTCGAACCGACCCAGTCGTAA
- a CDS encoding outer membrane protein assembly factor BamB family protein, producing MTGPDGSGTSRARDGAGESAVRDRPARRSVLRGTAGVLSAVGASTWGLAEGPSTASATNHVPDRIVCVGSDDGSLYGIDAATGDSVWRFEEPSDAVSSSPTAVDGAAYVGSADGSLYAVDATDGSSVWSFQAGDGEDGGIVSSPTVINDRVFVGASAGAVVALDRSEGTEEWRVDDSVSAVVSSPAVDGETLYVGTETGEILALATADGTERWRISDPEDGLSSSPAVVDGTLYVGSFDNRLYAVDLEAGETTWSTDLEDVVFSSPTVVDGTVYVGSVGVGVGLHALDAETGERRWTSDGIAGVVSSPTVVDGTVYVGSVDGSLYALDAEGGDPEWSESTGDQVNSSPTVLQGTVFVGNAAGEVYGFDAESGERRWLFDDPEDPIFSSPTVVDLAGDGHGVGSRASLGTLGHHHAAAGVEFRGGGGSSSGSTDTSGSTDTSGSTESSDSSDAGGSADGTDGGESGAADGGVDGGSGGSSPSVGGSGSSGWTSRAPAIGILGAAGGLTVGALAAYRFLGGSSEDASAETETSEPSSVSGAAAPEMGSDTGTRSNTETGSAGIDSSGTAEPAEPAETTGAVGADDDAGSSAASSSDSPAASSNLSSASSPPSEPNEGSGGTGGAGDEAGTAVGAGGSDGDALLSAVDELSSIEPLGSVGPLAAYAVTDERIDGGDGRVLALPDAAGGEDLAERFRSVATDWGSVSHYDGIVTVYGSGTEPYPWVLTDRIRDASTLGEHLDDPPGEPAARLSPVVDAAEAMSQASRYTVRHYYLSPETVRVVGSAGDPTGLVDDWGLSAVRDTPEHGTRAPSPYTAPEQLPDSEEPLWRGKPDTYALGALAYHAATGSPPADHRPAKPSEHAGVPSALDRPITRAIDPDPDERYDSIGEFARVLRLAAFD from the coding sequence ATGACGGGACCCGACGGGTCGGGGACGAGTCGCGCTCGGGACGGTGCCGGCGAGTCGGCGGTCCGGGATCGCCCCGCCAGGCGGTCCGTGCTCCGCGGGACGGCCGGCGTGTTGTCGGCGGTCGGAGCCTCGACGTGGGGGCTCGCCGAGGGGCCGTCGACGGCGTCGGCGACGAACCACGTCCCCGACCGGATCGTCTGTGTCGGCTCCGACGACGGGTCGCTGTACGGGATCGACGCCGCGACCGGCGACTCCGTCTGGCGCTTCGAGGAGCCGAGCGACGCGGTCTCCTCGTCGCCGACGGCCGTCGACGGCGCGGCCTACGTGGGCTCCGCGGACGGGTCGCTGTACGCGGTCGACGCGACGGACGGGTCGTCCGTGTGGTCCTTCCAGGCCGGCGACGGCGAGGACGGCGGGATCGTCTCCTCGCCGACCGTGATCAACGATCGAGTGTTCGTCGGCGCCAGCGCCGGCGCGGTCGTCGCGCTCGATCGGAGCGAGGGAACGGAGGAGTGGCGCGTCGACGACTCCGTGAGCGCCGTGGTCTCCTCGCCGGCCGTCGACGGGGAGACGCTCTACGTCGGCACGGAGACTGGAGAGATTCTCGCGCTCGCGACGGCGGACGGGACGGAGCGGTGGCGGATCTCGGATCCCGAGGACGGCCTCTCCTCCTCACCGGCCGTCGTGGACGGGACGCTCTACGTCGGCTCGTTCGACAACCGGCTGTACGCGGTCGACCTCGAGGCCGGCGAGACGACCTGGAGCACCGACCTCGAGGACGTCGTCTTCTCCTCACCGACGGTCGTCGACGGGACCGTCTACGTCGGCAGCGTCGGGGTCGGCGTCGGGCTCCACGCGCTCGACGCCGAGACTGGCGAACGGCGGTGGACGAGCGACGGGATCGCGGGCGTCGTCTCCTCGCCGACGGTCGTCGACGGAACGGTCTACGTCGGCTCCGTCGACGGGTCGCTGTACGCGCTCGACGCCGAGGGCGGCGATCCGGAGTGGTCGGAGAGCACCGGCGATCAGGTCAACTCCTCGCCGACGGTCCTACAGGGGACGGTCTTCGTCGGGAACGCCGCCGGAGAGGTGTACGGCTTCGACGCCGAAAGCGGCGAACGGCGGTGGCTGTTCGACGACCCCGAGGACCCGATCTTCTCCTCGCCGACCGTCGTCGACCTCGCGGGCGACGGCCACGGCGTCGGGTCGCGAGCGTCGCTCGGGACGCTCGGACACCACCACGCGGCGGCGGGCGTCGAGTTCCGGGGAGGAGGCGGCTCCTCGAGCGGGTCGACCGACACGTCCGGGTCAACCGACACGTCCGGATCGACGGAATCGAGCGACTCGTCGGACGCCGGCGGGTCCGCCGACGGGACCGATGGCGGGGAGTCGGGAGCGGCGGACGGGGGCGTCGACGGGGGTTCCGGCGGGAGCTCCCCCTCCGTGGGCGGTTCGGGCTCCTCCGGCTGGACGAGCCGGGCTCCGGCGATCGGGATCCTCGGCGCGGCCGGCGGACTCACGGTCGGCGCGCTCGCGGCGTATCGGTTCCTGGGAGGGAGCTCCGAGGACGCGTCCGCGGAGACGGAGACATCGGAGCCGTCGAGCGTCTCGGGAGCCGCCGCGCCGGAGATGGGGAGCGACACGGGGACGCGGAGCAACACGGAAACGGGGAGCGCCGGGATCGATTCCTCGGGGACCGCAGAGCCCGCGGAGCCCGCCGAGACCACCGGGGCCGTCGGGGCCGACGACGACGCCGGGTCGTCCGCCGCGTCGTCGAGCGATTCCCCGGCCGCGTCGTCGAACCTCTCTTCCGCCTCCTCTCCTCCTTCCGAGCCGAACGAGGGCTCGGGAGGAACTGGGGGCGCCGGAGACGAAGCCGGAACGGCCGTCGGGGCCGGCGGATCGGACGGGGACGCGTTGCTCTCGGCGGTCGACGAGCTCTCGTCGATCGAACCGCTCGGGTCCGTCGGCCCCCTCGCCGCGTACGCCGTCACCGACGAGCGGATCGACGGCGGCGACGGACGGGTCCTGGCGCTTCCCGACGCCGCGGGAGGGGAAGACCTCGCGGAGCGGTTCCGCTCCGTCGCCACCGACTGGGGCAGCGTCAGCCACTACGACGGGATCGTCACGGTGTACGGGTCGGGAACCGAGCCCTATCCGTGGGTGCTCACCGACCGGATCCGGGACGCCTCCACGCTCGGCGAGCACCTCGATGATCCGCCCGGAGAGCCCGCGGCCCGGCTGTCGCCGGTCGTCGACGCGGCCGAGGCGATGTCGCAGGCCAGCCGCTACACGGTCAGACACTACTACCTCTCGCCCGAGACGGTCCGCGTCGTCGGGTCGGCGGGAGATCCGACCGGACTCGTCGACGATTGGGGCCTCTCGGCGGTGCGGGACACGCCCGAACACGGCACGCGTGCGCCCTCCCCGTACACCGCGCCCGAGCAGCTACCCGACTCGGAGGAGCCGCTCTGGCGGGGCAAGCCCGACACGTACGCGCTCGGCGCGCTCGCGTACCACGCCGCGACCGGGAGCCCGCCAGCGGACCACCGGCCCGCGAAGCCGAGCGAGCACGCCGGCGTGCCGTCGGCGCTCGACCGACCGATAACCCGCGCCATCGACCCGGACCCGGACGAGCGGTACGACTCGATCGGCGAGTTCGCGCGGGTGCTCAGGCTGGCGGCCTTCGACTGA
- a CDS encoding tubulin-like doman-containing protein produces MNLPSRIFAIGGAGKAITYELLKADWVQEAVLRPRPNPESLTVTVIDTAEEEENRDLERIKEIEQQIKETKDRLRSEHSGRPGEISIEYIPLTRNIQLHDQNDLIGEEAVPRIASGVGMEEENWWLKPEFINENLDFATGVVRKRGLGKGLYYKAYAEDDDVRTAIDLPGRGKVAVIAGLGGGSGSGIFIDLVKHLKRTQRTAEITLFGVLPNDDEGDAENANAHAALSELEYLSLQDEDLFKDRILIPIDPTGFGGKKANILQSSDALLEFDRAAIYLIATYYNMMDMEDPFADTPSYAPFIIGIPQVLRYNVDAIQDAKTVTKDILNAKQDALEAEADIYAGVDRFLSREWSPDGMNGELHDSDRTDLETRLNNVKSLLDLDLFTELDYESVSIYREIVSEAEMEADDIVELIEVIGGSIRAGTAEVSSDGEQFVDSIDKQLGDVIRDELNRLAHRKDLLVRLRAVDDNRVESTISYLLALEDEGINAGVRLNQLEAKLDEATERRDRLQSDLEDADEELEERRRSQQDEVDRRVDEWERSVQPIYEEYEECRSIDAGGMGDELEMALETYVREVKNAETEDQLEAVSDGDVRSVLNELSDEFDRIGINISDTERRINGSLADLADAKEAFLKMNQEEGTIESILPWDTSGEEERKQAQKNYRMKRNQLDDNEVFAISRAGDSLSIELEFSTGTLERTIDEELEDRRRDILAETRAELEADNPRALDEIERLLDSGAGFSEIAREFEELIKDEVVETDDIERRRDELRSELEDAEHKAELYEGTVSLFEELNGPRDAFINSQNEYRNLRENYNESRETSVSTEDEQYHYVKTVKPHDILQLRDDSDIAESKLFDDETERQRLRGSLEELAKNAHNPKYTGIRKRRISGDRSRYNDMNIVVGVMSRAINQIGDVADLKPVFQGAYNLGAGSENFASFPVEAGGSWDIGLGIFIDGIFLDNLRAEVEADGYQTGYRAKEASDDTDILVHHTYGLDEGHYVRRNDVLNLENPNDTQFFLRDEGEIKDDLLNEHIERVPFTDEETEADVPSETPDGGE; encoded by the coding sequence ATGAATCTCCCAAGCAGGATATTTGCGATCGGGGGTGCTGGGAAGGCCATTACGTACGAGTTGCTGAAAGCCGACTGGGTCCAGGAGGCGGTCCTGCGACCCCGCCCGAACCCCGAGTCGTTGACCGTGACCGTGATAGACACGGCGGAGGAGGAGGAGAACCGTGACCTCGAGCGGATCAAGGAGATCGAACAGCAGATCAAAGAGACCAAAGACCGGCTCCGCTCGGAGCACTCCGGCCGACCGGGGGAGATCTCGATCGAGTACATCCCGCTTACCCGGAACATCCAGCTCCACGACCAGAACGACCTCATCGGCGAGGAGGCGGTGCCGCGGATCGCCTCGGGCGTCGGCATGGAGGAGGAGAACTGGTGGCTCAAACCGGAGTTCATCAACGAGAACCTCGACTTCGCCACCGGCGTCGTCCGGAAGCGCGGGCTGGGGAAGGGGCTCTACTACAAGGCGTACGCCGAGGACGACGACGTGCGCACGGCCATCGACCTCCCGGGTCGCGGGAAGGTCGCGGTCATCGCCGGCTTGGGGGGTGGCTCCGGCTCCGGGATCTTCATCGATCTGGTCAAACACCTCAAACGCACCCAGCGGACGGCGGAGATCACGCTGTTCGGCGTGTTGCCGAACGACGACGAGGGCGACGCCGAGAACGCGAACGCACACGCCGCGCTCTCCGAGCTGGAGTACCTCAGCCTCCAGGACGAGGACCTGTTCAAGGACCGCATCCTCATCCCCATCGACCCCACCGGGTTCGGCGGGAAGAAGGCCAACATCCTCCAGAGCTCGGACGCCCTGCTCGAGTTCGACCGGGCGGCGATCTACCTGATCGCGACCTACTACAACATGATGGACATGGAGGACCCGTTCGCGGACACGCCCTCCTACGCCCCCTTCATCATCGGGATACCGCAGGTCCTCCGGTACAACGTCGACGCGATACAGGACGCGAAGACGGTCACGAAGGACATCCTGAACGCCAAACAGGACGCCCTCGAGGCGGAGGCGGACATCTACGCCGGCGTCGACCGGTTCCTCTCTCGCGAGTGGAGCCCCGACGGCATGAACGGCGAGCTCCACGACTCCGACCGGACGGACCTCGAGACGCGGCTCAACAACGTGAAGTCGCTGCTCGACCTCGATCTCTTCACCGAGCTCGACTACGAGTCGGTCTCGATCTACCGCGAGATCGTCTCGGAGGCGGAGATGGAGGCCGACGACATCGTCGAGCTCATCGAGGTGATCGGCGGCTCGATCCGCGCCGGCACCGCCGAGGTGAGCAGCGACGGCGAGCAGTTCGTCGACAGCATCGACAAGCAGCTCGGCGACGTGATCCGCGACGAGCTGAACCGGCTCGCCCACCGGAAGGACCTCCTCGTGCGGCTCCGCGCGGTCGACGACAACCGCGTCGAGAGCACGATCAGCTACCTTCTCGCGCTGGAGGACGAGGGGATCAACGCGGGCGTCCGGCTCAACCAGCTCGAGGCCAAACTCGACGAGGCCACCGAGCGCCGGGACCGGCTCCAGTCCGACCTGGAGGACGCGGACGAGGAGCTCGAAGAGCGGCGACGGTCCCAACAGGACGAGGTCGACCGCCGCGTCGACGAGTGGGAGCGGTCGGTCCAGCCGATCTACGAGGAGTACGAGGAGTGCCGCTCGATCGACGCCGGGGGGATGGGCGACGAGCTCGAGATGGCCCTCGAGACGTACGTCCGCGAGGTGAAGAACGCGGAGACCGAAGACCAGCTCGAGGCGGTCAGCGACGGGGACGTTCGGAGCGTCCTCAACGAGCTCTCCGACGAATTCGACCGGATCGGGATCAACATCTCCGACACCGAGCGCCGGATAAACGGCTCGCTCGCCGACCTGGCGGACGCGAAGGAGGCGTTCCTCAAGATGAACCAAGAGGAGGGCACCATCGAGTCCATCCTCCCGTGGGACACCTCCGGCGAGGAGGAGCGCAAGCAGGCACAGAAGAACTACCGGATGAAGCGGAACCAGCTCGACGACAACGAGGTGTTCGCGATCTCCCGGGCGGGCGACTCGCTGTCGATCGAGCTGGAGTTCTCCACCGGCACCCTCGAGCGGACGATAGACGAGGAGCTCGAGGACCGTCGCCGCGACATCCTCGCGGAGACGCGCGCCGAACTCGAGGCGGACAACCCGCGGGCGCTCGACGAGATCGAACGCCTGCTCGACTCGGGCGCGGGCTTCTCCGAGATCGCCCGCGAGTTCGAGGAGCTGATCAAAGACGAGGTCGTCGAGACCGACGACATCGAGCGCCGTCGCGACGAGCTACGGTCGGAGCTCGAGGACGCGGAGCACAAAGCCGAGCTGTACGAGGGGACCGTCAGCCTCTTCGAGGAGCTCAACGGCCCGCGCGACGCGTTCATCAACTCGCAAAACGAGTACCGGAACCTGCGGGAGAACTACAACGAGAGCCGGGAGACGTCCGTCTCGACGGAGGACGAACAGTACCACTACGTCAAGACGGTCAAACCGCACGACATCCTCCAGCTCAGGGACGACTCGGACATCGCGGAGAGCAAGCTGTTCGACGACGAGACGGAGCGCCAGCGGCTCCGCGGCTCCTTAGAGGAGCTCGCGAAGAACGCGCACAACCCCAAGTACACCGGGATCCGGAAACGCCGGATCAGCGGCGACCGGTCCCGCTACAACGACATGAACATCGTCGTCGGGGTGATGAGCCGAGCGATAAACCAGATCGGCGACGTGGCCGACCTCAAGCCCGTCTTCCAGGGCGCGTACAACCTGGGTGCCGGCAGCGAGAACTTCGCGTCGTTCCCGGTCGAGGCCGGCGGAAGCTGGGACATCGGGCTCGGGATCTTCATCGACGGGATCTTCCTGGACAACCTCCGCGCGGAAGTCGAAGCCGACGGCTACCAGACCGGCTACCGGGCCAAGGAGGCGTCCGACGACACCGACATCCTGGTCCATCACACCTACGGGCTCGACGAGGGACACTACGTCCGCCGCAACGACGTGTTGAACCTCGAGAACCCCAACGACACCCAGTTCTTCCTCCGCGACGAGGGGGAGATCAAAGACGATCTCCTGAACGAGCACATCGAGCGCGTTCCCTTCACCGACGAGGAAACGGAGGCCGACGTGCCCTCCGAAACGCCGGACGGAGGGGAGTGA